The following nucleotide sequence is from Cyclobacteriaceae bacterium.
TAGCGCATAACCGTTTGTTTTGTTTTTAATTGATTTTCAGGCAATTGCGCGAATGGCAATACCGTATAAATACGGGGGTAAATATACCTAAATATTTATATCCTGTAAACTTGGGGGTGGAAAAAGATATCACCGACAAGCAGCTTCAAGTTTTACGCCTTATTGCCGAGGGTTACAACAGTGAGGAAATAGCCAAAAAACTGGGGAACAGTAAGAAAACTATTGATTCTCTGAGGATGGAAATGCTAAATCGGTTTCAGGTGAGGAATGCTGCGCAACTGGTGGCTTACGGGTTCCGGAAGAAGTGGTTGAAATAACCTAGCAGGTTTCTTGGTCCTTGACCTTAAGCAGT
It contains:
- a CDS encoding helix-turn-helix transcriptional regulator, translating into MEKDITDKQLQVLRLIAEGYNSEEIAKKLGNSKKTIDSLRMEMLNRFQVRNAAQLVAYGFRKKWLK